In Nostoc edaphicum CCNP1411, the sequence AATTCAACTTAGTGATAAGCCTTTGCTAGAGTGGGCAGGCGATAGTTTGGCAATTGGATTATTTGAAGATGCAGTAGAGTTAACCGGAGAACTGGCAACTTTAGATCAAAAGTTTTCTGGGGTTTTAAAAGAACTAATTACAGAAGAAGAATTTAAAGGAAAAGCTAACAGTGCAATCTTCACCCGTGTAAATGCTGATAGCCCAGTGCGTAAATTGATTATCGTAGGTTTAGGAAAACCAGATGCACTAAAACTCGACACTCTGCGACGCGCTGCTGCTGCTGTAGCCAGGGTAGGAAAAAAGCAAAAAAGCAAAATTCTGGGATTTAGTTTTCCATTGTGGAACAACGACCCAGCCGCTAGTGCCCAAGCGATCGCAGAAGGTGTCGAATTAGCGCTTTACCAAGATATTCGCTTTAAATCAGAGCCAGAAGAGAAAGGTTCACAAATAGAAACCGTAGATTTACTAGGATTCGGTGGACAAGAAGCAGCCATCACCCGCGCTAATCAAATCGTTTCTGGGGTAAATTTGGCACGACAGTTAGTAGCAGCGCCAGCTAACGCAGTAACACCAATTACTTTGGCCGAAACTGCTCAAGCGATCGCAAAAGAGTATGGTTTACAAGTAGAAATTCTAGAAAAAGAAGACTGTGAAAAGTTGGGTATGGGTGCTTTTTTGGGAGTAGCGCAAGCTTCCGAATTGCCACCTAAATTCATTCACCTGACTTACAAACCAGAAGGTACACCCAAAAAGAAACTAGCAATTATTGGCAAAGGTGTAACCTTCGATTCCGGTGGACTCAACATTAAAGGTGCTGGTAGCGGCATCGAAACCATGAAAATGGATATGGGCGGTGCAGCTGCTACCTTGGGCGCGGCAAAAGCAATTGCTCAAATTAAGCCAAATGTTGAGGTTCACTTTATCTCGGCGGTAGCTGAAAACATGATTAGCGGTCGCGCCATGCGTCCTGGAGACATTCTCACAGCATCAAACGGCAAAACAATCGAAGTGAACAACACCGATGCTGAAGGACGTTTAACCCTAGCAGACGCCTTGGTGTATGCCGACAAATTGGGATTAGATGCGATCGTTGATTTAGCCACCTTGACTGGTGCTAACGTCATTGCCTTGGGTGATGATATTGCGGGATTGTACACTCCCGATGATGCTGTCGCTTCCCAGATCGAGAAAGCTGCCCAAAGTTCAGGGGAAAAGATTTGGCGGATGCCAATGGAAGAAAAATATTTTGAAGGGCTAAAGTCTGGGATTGCGGACATGAAAAATACAGGCCCGCGTCCAGGTGGTGCTATTACCGCTTCCCTTTTCCTCAAACAATTCGTTAAAGAAACCCCTTGGGCACATTTAGATATTGCTGGCCCAGTGTGGGCAGATAAAGAAAATGGCTACAACAGCACAGGGGCAACTGGCTACGGCGTTAGGACGCTAGTTGATTGGGTACTGGGTGCTGGGGAATAGGGACTGGGGACTAGGGACTGGGGATTGGGGATTGGTGACTGGGGAGATGAGGGAGCAATCAATTCAAAAATCAAAAATCAACAACTTCTGCCTTGTACCTCCTGCCTTCTCTTTCCCAATGCCCCATGCCCAATGCCCCATGCCCAATCCCCAGTCCCCAATCCCCAATACCCAAATTCGTGCTATCTTGAGCTTGCCAGTAAAAATTGTTGCAATAGTAACAGAAATAATTTGGCGGTCAGAAAGTTAAGCTTTTTCGGCAAAGCCATCTGGTAAAATTTGTAAGGTTTCTAGAAGCTCTTAGCAATGAGATCGACTCGCGTAAGGATCGCAATTGACGCAATGGGAGGGGATCACGCACCCGGTGAAATCGTTGCTGGCGCATTGCGAGCACGGGAAGAATTGGGTGTAGATATATTGTTGGTTGGTGATCCCCAACAAATAGAAGCTGCCTTGCCACCAAAAACAAGTTTAGGGCAGATGGAGATCGTTCCTGCTGAGGACGCGATCGCAATGGATGAGGAGCCTTTAAACGCAGTTAGACGCAAACGCAAGGCTTCTATTAATGTGGCCATGGATTTGGTCAAGCAGCAGCAAGCAGATGCCGTATTTTCTGCCGGACACTCTGGGGCAGCTATGGCATCAGCTTTACTCCGGTTAGGACGATTGCCAGGAATTGATCGCCCAGCCATAGGGACAGTTTTTCCCACGATTGTTGCTGGTAAGCCAGTGCTGGTACTTGACGTTGGGGCAAATGTAGATTGCCGCCCCAAATTTTTAGAGCAGTTTGCCGTCATGGGATCGGCTTACAGTCAGTACGTCTTGGGTACAACCGAGCCTAAAGTGGGTTTGCTGAATATCGGTGAAGAAGACTCCAAAGGCAATGATGCAGCCGTCCGTGCCCACCAACTGCTACGCGAAAATTCCCAAATTAATTTTATTGGCAATGCCGAAGGGCGTGATGTGCTTTCCGGTCGCTTTGATGTGATTGTCTGCGATGGATTTGTCGGCAATGTATTATTAAAATTTGCCGAAGCCGTCGGAGAAGTGATTCTGCAAATTCTGCGGGAAGAATTACCCCAAGGATTGCATGGTCAAATCGGTTCAGCATTCTTAAAACCAAACCTGAAGCGGGTTAAACAGCGAATGGATCATGCAGAACACGGTGGTGCCTTGTTGTTAGGCGTGGCAGGAGTCTGTTTTATCGGCCACGGTAGCTCACAAGCTCCTTCAATTTTTAATGCAATTCGGATGGCAAAAGAAGCTGTTGACAACCAGGTGATACAACGAATTCAGTCCCAATATATCCTAGAGCGCGAGAGCGGTTAGTCATTGGTCATTGGTCATTAGTCATTGGTCATTGGTCATTAGTCATTAGTCATTGGTCATTTGTAAAGGACAACTGGCATAGACGCGCTAGCGGCTTCCCGCAGGGTAGGACAAAGGACAAAGGACAACTGACAAAGGACAACTGACAAAGGACAAAGGACAAAAAGCTGATAGCTTGGGAGATTAGGAGTGCAAAATTTAGGCATAGCAATTACCGGAAGTGGCTCGGCAGTACCAGCAACTTCACTACACAACCAAACGTTAAGTGAACTAGTTGAAACATCAGACGAATGGATTACCACAAGAACTGGGATTCGTCAACGGCGATTAGCGCTGCCGTCTGAGTCCTTGAGTGTACTCGCTACTGCCGCTAGCAGTAAGGCGATCGCAGCTTCGGGCATTAAACCAGAAGACCTAGACCTGATTCTGCTAGCGACTTCCACCCCCGATGATTTGTTTGGTAGTGCTTGTCAAGTACAGGCTCAATTGGGAGCTACCAATGCAGTGGCCTTTGACTTGACAGCTGCCTGCTCTGGCTTTGTGTTTGGTCTGGTTACAGCAGCCCAATACATTAGAACCGGTGTCTATAAAAATGTACTGTTGATAGGGGCAGATATCCTCTCTCGCTGGGTAGATTGGCAAGATCGGCGCACTTGTGTACTGTTTGGTGATGGTGCTGGGGCAGTAGTATTACAGGCTGACAAAAGCGATCGCTTATTAGGATTTGCACTTAAAAGTGATGGCACTCAAAACCATCACCTCAATCTTGCCTACGCAGGCACTTCCCAAGAACTGCTCAGTGGTGTAAATATCACCAAAGGCACTTACCAACCGATTACTATGAACGGC encodes:
- a CDS encoding beta-ketoacyl-ACP synthase 3, translated to MQNLGIAITGSGSAVPATSLHNQTLSELVETSDEWITTRTGIRQRRLALPSESLSVLATAASSKAIAASGIKPEDLDLILLATSTPDDLFGSACQVQAQLGATNAVAFDLTAACSGFVFGLVTAAQYIRTGVYKNVLLIGADILSRWVDWQDRRTCVLFGDGAGAVVLQADKSDRLLGFALKSDGTQNHHLNLAYAGTSQELLSGVNITKGTYQPITMNGKEVYRFAVQKVPEIIDKALFQANLSVDQIDWLLLHQANQRIIDAVAQRLNIPEHKVISNLAQYGNTSAASIPLALDEAVRQGKIKPNDIVAASGFGAGLTWGAAIFKWGR
- the plsX gene encoding phosphate acyltransferase PlsX, whose translation is MRSTRVRIAIDAMGGDHAPGEIVAGALRAREELGVDILLVGDPQQIEAALPPKTSLGQMEIVPAEDAIAMDEEPLNAVRRKRKASINVAMDLVKQQQADAVFSAGHSGAAMASALLRLGRLPGIDRPAIGTVFPTIVAGKPVLVLDVGANVDCRPKFLEQFAVMGSAYSQYVLGTTEPKVGLLNIGEEDSKGNDAAVRAHQLLRENSQINFIGNAEGRDVLSGRFDVIVCDGFVGNVLLKFAEAVGEVILQILREELPQGLHGQIGSAFLKPNLKRVKQRMDHAEHGGALLLGVAGVCFIGHGSSQAPSIFNAIRMAKEAVDNQVIQRIQSQYILERESG
- a CDS encoding leucyl aminopeptidase — its product is MTIQLSDKPLLEWAGDSLAIGLFEDAVELTGELATLDQKFSGVLKELITEEEFKGKANSAIFTRVNADSPVRKLIIVGLGKPDALKLDTLRRAAAAVARVGKKQKSKILGFSFPLWNNDPAASAQAIAEGVELALYQDIRFKSEPEEKGSQIETVDLLGFGGQEAAITRANQIVSGVNLARQLVAAPANAVTPITLAETAQAIAKEYGLQVEILEKEDCEKLGMGAFLGVAQASELPPKFIHLTYKPEGTPKKKLAIIGKGVTFDSGGLNIKGAGSGIETMKMDMGGAAATLGAAKAIAQIKPNVEVHFISAVAENMISGRAMRPGDILTASNGKTIEVNNTDAEGRLTLADALVYADKLGLDAIVDLATLTGANVIALGDDIAGLYTPDDAVASQIEKAAQSSGEKIWRMPMEEKYFEGLKSGIADMKNTGPRPGGAITASLFLKQFVKETPWAHLDIAGPVWADKENGYNSTGATGYGVRTLVDWVLGAGE